The DNA window GATCGTCGATTCCCCTGGAGAAAACTGGCGAACATCGAATTGAGGTCTGGCTGCCGGAAATGAAACAGTCGACGCCGGAAGTGGGAGAGCTTCTCAGCGTCGATCGAGAACAGTTGACCGTGTAAATTCTTCTCGAAACATCAAATCGACACGGATTGGTGTTCACCGGATTGTGGTCCCGGATCATCTCCAGTCAATTTTGATTTCAAAAAACCATAGAGCAAAACCATGGCACTGGAATGCACATCCCAATACTCCGCCGTTTCCACGTTCACTCGCAGGAGAGCGATTTCCGGGTCGCTTTTGCCTTTCGGGAACCAGATTTTGAGGGAGTCATGCCAGAGCCGCTCGATCTGCTCCTTGTCATGAATCATACTTCCTGTGCCGGACAACGAGACCCAGGTGTCGGCGCCCGCATAAGAGATATTCACGCGCGGATCGCTATAGATTTCGTGGACCTTGCCCGACTCGTCTCTGACAAAGAACC is part of the Bryobacter aggregatus MPL3 genome and encodes:
- a CDS encoding pyridoxamine 5'-phosphate oxidase family protein, with product MQKTNEEALQKVQELVKDIKIAMLTTVSEKGTLHSRPMATRAFVGSTIWFFVRDESGKVHEIYSDPRVNISYAGADTWVSLSGTGSMIHDKEQIERLWHDSLKIWFPKGKSDPEIALLRVNVETAEYWDVHSSAMVLLYGFLKSKLTGDDPGPQSGEHQSVSI